The genomic window TCCTCCCTCCCGCGGGTCTCCAGGGATGCTCTGCGGCGgcgggaggtgggggtggggagtgggcgGGGATGGCGCTGGTGCCCACCTTGCTCGCAGGTGCCCTTGCTGACCTGGGTGATGGCCTTCTCCCCGCGGCTCTCGGCGCGCAGGCTGGCGGCGCGCAGCTGGCAGCCGCTGGAGTAGGTGATGCCGTCGCTGCCGCACACCGGGTAGCGGCTCTTGCACACGCACACGGCGAGGGTCGCGGGTCCGCCGGCTGCTGCCCCGGCTTTACCCTTCCGCCTCTTGCGGCTCTTCACGCACTCCATGCCCGGCGCGCAGTGCCCCCTGCCGGCCGCGCCGCCCCCGCACGGCTCACCCTCGCCGCGAGCGCACACCGGGCAGCAGCCGCACGCGTCGCGGGTCTCACCCAGCGGGCAGCCGAGCGGGGGCAGCGCGGGGCAGGAAGCCGGCACGCACGGGCCGCAGGCATccgaagaggaggaagaggagaggggcaggagcaggagcagcagtcCGGCTGCACCCAGCAGCAGGGCGCGCGGCGGCCGCTCCATGATGGGGTAGCTGGACGCGAGCGCGCGAGTGAGCAGCCCGGGTCCCCGAGGCCAACTCTTAAAGCTGCCGCCCCGCCCGGCGCTCCGCAGGGGCCCTCCCCGGGGCGGAGAGTCTGCCCGCTGCCCGCCCCGCTCCTCCCACCCGCGATCCGGCCTCCAGCCGTCGCCGTCGTGGGCATCTTCTCTGCCCTGACGAGCCCGTCTCACGCCCAGCACACGCACTGGCCGGCTCCCGCTCAGCCCCCTgcccctgtcctctctctagcACTGGAGGGAGCGCGTCTCCCGCTTCCTCTCCTTTCCAgatcctactttttttttttttcttaaaaccttTTTAACAACTAGGACTTTATGAGAATGCACTGTTTACTCCATTAAATTCTCATGGGCCTGGGAAACCTGGGTGCTTTGTGGTTACTCTTTTAAGTACAGACTTCGAAGGGAGTAGGGTTTGTGTCCTCTTTACTACAGGGCCCATGTGGTTTTAGATGTCAGGTTCTTCTTTGGAGCCTCATAATCTTGCTCTTTTTTCCTATCACACAAGCTGTCTCATTCTGAGTCAggtttaaaattctttttaaaagttatggccgggcggtggtggcgcatgcctttaatcccagcacttgggaggcagaggctaggcgggtttctgagtttgaggccagcctggtctacagagagagttccagggctacacagagaaacccaaaaaGTTATGGttctagatttatttgtttttattttgtgtgtatggatgtttttggCTGCATATAAGTgtacatcatgtgtgtgcctggtaccggGGGTCGGGTGGGGACAGAAGATCTGATACCCTGTtattggaattacagacagttgttagaagccttgtgggtgctgggaattgaactcaggtcctggaCCTGAAGCCAGTgttctcttaactactaagccgtTTTTCCGgtcccttactttttttttttttttttttttttttaagcatttttattttgtgtttgtgaatgagtgtgtgagtCCATGTGCTACACGTGTGGAGGGCAACTTGGGGCAGCTGATTTTCTCTATCTATTATTTGGGTCCCAGGGCTTGAATTCTGGTTATAAGGCTCGTTCACAAATCATTGGCTTGTGTTATTAtttaaaactcacagagactacCTTTTAGAGGAAGGCTACTATTCCACCTGTGGGGACAGTGGTCTTGTGTCCTGTTTCTTGAGGGTATTTAGCAGTTCAGTGCTCACACTGATAGCAGTTACCAGGGATCAGGGCCTCTGATCCCAGAAGGTAGAGTCTGAGACAGAGCCCACTGGAGTCCACAGAAGCATTAGTCTTAGGGTCTATATTAAAAGAGCAAAAAGTTCGATCATTTTAAGAGATTAATGAACACAATTATCAAACGATTAAATTATAAACAGCTGGCACAGAAACACATCTTTGCACTTCAAAAACTAAAATGACCTTTTTTTCCATGCCAACTGTCACAAGAGCAGTGACTGTCCTTGGCTGGTCTGCAAGCAGCTGTAGAGgaaggaagactaacagagtgcCAGGGTTGTGGAGCCATTAGGAGGGCTGAGCtgcactcctctctctccatgagCACAGGAGGTGTGGAGTCTAGGTGACCAAAGCCAGTGCACCCATTGACCACATATCAGGTGGTCCCATATAGTGCAGAAGTGAGGCGGTGTGGATAGCTCCCAGGCTGGAGGTCCTGCCTAGGCCTGTGGCACTTTTTTCCCCCTCACAAATCCCAGAATTTGTAGGGTTGCTATGTGAAAGCAGGAAGCAGTATCCAGAACACCATCAGCAAGGTATGTGGTTGCTCCTACAAGTTTGTCCCTGACTACTGcacactttaaaaacattaagtaCTTCAAAACCAGTGAGTTAAGAACTCTTTTTCACACCTAGAAAAGAGGCTCCtgatttttggcttcttttctggATATTCCAGAAGAGTGGCGTGTTCTTTAAGAGTCCAGATACTGACATGAGAGTTTAACAACCAATGGACATTttcaaaggatttttttctttacacatgCTTCCTTTTGTCCCACAACAAGAGAAATTTATTAGTAAACTTGGTCTTAGTACATTTGGTCTTAATCAGACCAAACGTAGAGTACAGGCTGTTTCCTGTTCAGATTTAGTTTTATTAACCTTTGCTAGAGATCTCAAGTTGACTCAACAATCTATTATGTCTATTTCTCATAGCTCCAGGTTCcccagaagacaaaaaaaaaaaaaaaaaaaaaaaaaaaaaaaaagtccttgtgTCAGTTGCACCTGACACAAGGACTTCAGGGCACCTCGTTTACTTGGAAGGTCACATAGAGGTATACCTTTGGGGGTGTGACAGGTAGGAGGTGAACAGGAAGGGAGGATGGCAATAAAGATGCATGTATTGGTGGccagtcttgtgtgtgtgtgtctgagtgtcaGGGGCCGGGGAGACAGTAAGAGCAGTCACAGGGGCGTGGGGTCCTCTATATCAGAGCTGACAGTGAGAAGAACTCAAGCATGCGCAGTTGTAAACTCCTTTCTCTGACCCTTACTGCTTAGCCAGCGAAACCTGCTGAGTTCCCTCTGTGAAGGGGCACCTAGTCTGCGGTAGTGTCAATCAAGCTGCAGGAGATGAAAAGAGGAAGAGACTTGGTTATctaaagacaagagaaaagaggCATTTTTAGTTACTATCTCAACAGTTGTGCAAAAGGCATtttgacaaaacccaacaccaCTTCACAAGAACGCCCATCTCACTGGAAATGGATGGGCACTTAAAGAGAAATTCAACACTTTCCTTCCAAGTGAGATGTTGTCATCTGCTCAGCTTCAGTTTTAGTGAAATGAAGGGCCAGGGTGTGGACACTGGGTTATGTCACATGCAACAgaggtgtgtttgctttttttctgtttcgTATGCtgacttttattctgttttcttgcCCTGGTTGGTGTCTGTCATCTGTGTTGAGTAGAAGTTGGCAGAATAGACATTCACACCTGGCCTAAGAGATGCTGATTTTGTCTTATGACTTGGGTTTTGCTGTTATGGTAATAGTGGTACCATGCAATGAGTTAGAAAATGTTTACACATCTTCTATTTTGGAGGTGGGGAACTGATTtctgaataattaataataaaactttGGTAGCCTTCTTGAGTGAAACTTTTCTTCTTGAGAAGTTTTTAAATtactaattcttttctttcattttcttccttcttccttcctttctctgtctctttctttctttccttctttcttttccaagacaagtttttctgtgtagctttggctgtcctggaactctgctctgtaaatcagactggcctcagactcagaaatccgcctgcctctgcctctcgagtgttgagattaaaggtgagtgctgccaccacctggccgtctatttttttttaacttatgatAGGCCTGCATAGTCTGCTGAGGTTGCTATTACAAAGTACCACATACTGAATGGCTCAAACAAAAGAATTAATTTTCCCACAGTTCTGGAGTCTACAAGTCCAAGGCAAGTGTGGAGACCCATATGATAAGGTGTTTTTCGAGGCCactctctggcttccacaaaGCCTCTCGCTAGCCTCCTTTGTATATGCACATCTTCGACACCAActtaagaagaaatagaaaatcagaaaatcaacTTATTGTGGGTTGAATCTCCCTCACTTCCCCAAACTCTTCTGGGGAAGCCCTAGTCCCCAACTCCTCAAATATGCCTGTGTTTGGAGATAGAGGCTTCAAAGATCCTGAGGACTTTAGAATGGGGTCCATTATGCCTCACTAGAAATTAatgaaggaaaaaggaggggACCCTGGAATGTCATTCATACAGAGAAAGACCAGTGAGGGTTCAGCGAGACATCAGCCATCTGAAGACCAAGAAGAGAGGGGCCAGAGAAACACACTTGCTGCACCCATGGTCTTAGCCCATCCCTTTGACAGAATACGTCTCTGATGTAAGCCATGCATTCTGGTTAGTTACAACAGTTCTAGGCA from Arvicanthis niloticus isolate mArvNil1 chromosome 7, mArvNil1.pat.X, whole genome shotgun sequence includes these protein-coding regions:
- the Igfbp7 gene encoding insulin-like growth factor-binding protein 7; protein product: MERPPRALLLGAAGLLLLLLPLSSSSSSDACGPCVPASCPALPPLGCPLGETRDACGCCPVCARGEGEPCGGGAAGRGHCAPGMECVKSRKRRKGKAGAAAGGPATLAVCVCKSRYPVCGSDGITYSSGCQLRAASLRAESRGEKAITQVSKGTCEQGPSIVTPPKDIWNVTGAKVYLSCEVIGIPTPVLIWNKVKRDHSGVQRTELLPGDRENLAIQTRGGPEKHEVTGWVLVSPLSKEDTGEYECHASNSQGQASASAKITVVDAIHEIPVKKGEGAQL